A genomic segment from Thermogemmatispora onikobensis encodes:
- a CDS encoding protein kinase domain-containing protein, whose product MQSHTGGFLTCGHCGTPNAPGEQFCINCGYTLAGPPTGVYAAVASSSAVTGGGRRITGALSPGALLSGRYRIVALVGKGGFGAVYKALDLRFSARRQVAIKEMGDALLTPSEKARALADFRQEADLLVQLQHPNLPNVSDFFEEAGKAYLVMEFIEGQTLAKILEEHGGPLDEATVMGWGLELCAVLHYLHTRSQAIIFRDMKPANVMLTPDDQLKLIDFGIARIFKSQVTRDTTLLGSQGYAPLEQYGRGQSDARSDIYALGATLYELLTGELPLDAPTRRLNPSLFQAPRALNPRISAASEEIILTAMAEDPAQRYQTAAAMYMAILAAGFSSPGAMKGSLPGLPNVAAGGRTASPATSPPANALPVTPLPASSPPTPITPLPGTPGQGPQAQLAVQGGRRISRRLLLTAGAVSLVAGAGLLSLPFFFSRQRSGGTTGVAGQIALSFVYSTEKEGWISAAVAAFNQRGVTLGGKRITLPQAEERGSLDARARILNGQLRPIAWSPASTLELNQLNDAWKATHGGKEIVASSADLSPRSLVFSPLVFAVWEERARLLLQRYRTIDWEAVHSTVLLKNGWQDLGGPADWGQIKLAQTRPDQSNSGLLSITLLAYAYFHQQRGLTSDQVRDKGFLRYLDDIEGAVTQFGRSSGTYLEREVILKGPSSYDLAFTYENLVLTYQAEARQRQGMALLPFYPGLNLLSDHPFAILDAEWVTSEQQEAARLFRDFLLGEEQQRAALKSGFRPTNAAVTIYDRLAGNPFPDLASSLKIPAQLGPEAQPPAGPVTDALLQEWLSAYGNSATATS is encoded by the coding sequence TTGCAGAGTCATACTGGAGGATTCCTCACCTGTGGCCACTGTGGTACCCCGAACGCGCCCGGTGAACAATTCTGTATCAACTGTGGTTACACGCTGGCCGGACCGCCAACCGGCGTCTATGCTGCCGTAGCCTCCTCGTCAGCGGTCACCGGAGGAGGTCGACGGATCACTGGGGCCCTTAGTCCTGGTGCCCTGCTCAGCGGACGCTACCGCATCGTCGCCCTTGTTGGCAAAGGGGGCTTTGGAGCTGTCTACAAAGCCCTGGACTTGCGCTTCTCGGCTCGCCGGCAGGTCGCCATCAAAGAGATGGGCGATGCCCTGCTCACTCCCAGCGAGAAAGCGCGTGCCCTGGCCGACTTTCGCCAAGAGGCAGATCTCCTGGTTCAGCTCCAGCATCCCAACCTGCCCAATGTCAGCGACTTCTTCGAAGAAGCGGGCAAAGCCTACCTTGTCATGGAATTCATCGAGGGCCAAACGCTGGCGAAGATCCTGGAAGAACACGGCGGACCGCTCGACGAAGCGACCGTCATGGGCTGGGGTCTGGAGCTATGTGCTGTCCTGCACTACCTGCACACGCGCTCCCAGGCGATCATCTTCCGTGACATGAAGCCGGCCAACGTCATGCTGACCCCAGATGACCAGCTCAAGCTCATCGATTTCGGCATTGCCCGCATCTTTAAGAGCCAGGTCACACGTGACACCACCCTGCTTGGCTCTCAGGGCTATGCCCCGCTAGAGCAGTATGGGCGCGGTCAAAGTGATGCGCGTTCGGACATCTACGCCCTGGGGGCCACGCTCTACGAGCTCCTCACCGGCGAGCTACCCCTTGACGCTCCGACCAGGCGCCTTAATCCTAGTCTCTTTCAGGCCCCACGCGCCTTGAACCCGCGAATCTCTGCCGCCAGCGAGGAGATCATCCTGACAGCGATGGCTGAAGATCCAGCGCAGCGCTATCAAACTGCCGCGGCCATGTACATGGCAATCCTGGCTGCCGGCTTCAGCTCCCCTGGTGCCATGAAAGGCTCCCTTCCTGGCCTGCCCAATGTCGCCGCGGGTGGCCGAACAGCCTCGCCAGCGACTTCGCCACCGGCGAACGCTCTGCCAGTGACCCCGCTGCCCGCCAGCAGTCCACCAACACCGATAACACCGTTACCCGGAACGCCGGGCCAGGGACCCCAGGCGCAGCTTGCCGTTCAGGGAGGGAGACGCATCTCGCGTCGCCTGCTGCTGACCGCAGGCGCAGTGAGCCTTGTCGCGGGCGCTGGCCTGCTCAGCCTCCCTTTCTTCTTCTCGCGCCAGCGTAGCGGAGGAACGACGGGAGTGGCCGGGCAGATTGCTCTCAGCTTTGTCTACAGCACCGAAAAAGAAGGCTGGATCAGCGCCGCCGTCGCAGCCTTTAACCAGCGCGGGGTGACCCTGGGCGGCAAACGCATCACCCTGCCGCAAGCCGAAGAGCGTGGCTCGCTCGATGCCCGTGCCCGCATTCTCAATGGCCAACTGCGACCCATCGCCTGGAGTCCGGCCAGCACACTGGAGCTCAACCAGCTGAATGATGCCTGGAAGGCCACACACGGAGGCAAAGAGATCGTAGCCTCCTCAGCAGACCTGTCACCACGCTCGCTCGTCTTCAGCCCTCTGGTCTTTGCAGTCTGGGAAGAGCGCGCACGTCTCCTGCTTCAGCGTTACCGCACCATCGACTGGGAGGCCGTTCACAGCACCGTTCTCCTCAAAAACGGCTGGCAGGACCTGGGAGGGCCTGCCGACTGGGGTCAAATCAAGCTGGCCCAGACTCGTCCCGATCAGTCCAATAGCGGCCTGCTGAGCATTACCCTGCTGGCCTATGCCTACTTCCATCAACAACGAGGCCTTACCAGCGACCAGGTGCGTGACAAAGGTTTTCTGCGCTACCTCGACGATATTGAGGGAGCCGTCACCCAATTCGGGCGCAGCAGCGGCACCTATCTAGAGCGTGAAGTCATTCTCAAAGGGCCTTCTTCCTATGATCTGGCCTTCACCTACGAGAACCTCGTGCTGACCTATCAGGCGGAGGCGCGCCAACGCCAGGGCATGGCTCTTCTCCCCTTCTATCCGGGCCTCAACCTGCTAAGCGATCATCCCTTTGCCATCCTTGACGCCGAATGGGTCACCAGTGAGCAGCAAGAAGCGGCGCGCCTCTTTCGCGACTTCCTCCTCGGCGAGGAGCAGCAGCGCGCAGCCCTCAAAAGCGGCTTCCGGCCCACCAACGCCGCGGTCACCATCTACGACCGCCTTGCAGGCAACCCTTTTCCCGACCTGGCGAGCAGTCTCAAGATACCAGCGCAGCTTGGTCCCGAGGCACAGCCGCCAGCAGGCCCTGTGACAGATGCCTTACTTCAAGAGTGGCTCAGCGCCTACGGCAATAGCGCCACTGCCACCAGTTAG